A segment of the bacterium BMS3Abin08 genome:
CCTGCTATAATATGCTGAGATATTATAAATAGTGTCTGTTTATAAATTGTTGTTTTTTATTCCTGTCATGTCCCGAAAGCGTTCGGGGCATTCGGAACTTATTGAAAAGAATAGATTCCGGCTTAAGGACTGCCGGAATGACAGATAGAGAGACTGACTTTATACACAGACACTAATCAGAGTTTGTGTAATAAAATCGAACAGTTGTCGTTATTCCGTCATTCCGGCTTGTCCGGAATCGTTTTTTAAGAAGGATTCCCGAATGCGTTCGGGATTGCGGGAATGACTAATGACTGTATTTTATACACAGACACCAATTAGTTCTGAACAAGGAAAGGGAGGTTGTAAAATGGATGAAGGTCAAATCTATGATGTAGTGATCATAGGTGGCGGGCCGGCCGGGCTCTCTGCCGCCCAGTACGCTGCACGGTCAAACCTCAAGACGGTGGTCCTTGACAAGTCTTCCACAGCGGGGGCACTTGCCTTTACTGACAGGATCGAGAACTATCCCGGTTTGATTCAACCCGTTTCCGGGAAGGAGCTGCTTGATATTTTCAGAAAACAGGCGATGAACTTTGGTGCGGAATACGTTGAAACCCAGGTTGTGGGTGTGAATCTTGCTGGAGGGGTCAGGGAGGTTTACACCGTCGAGCAGACATACAGGGGCCGGTCCCTTATTGTTGCAACCGGTGCAATGGGGAGGAAGCCTACCATAAAGGGGGAGAAGGAGTTCCTTGGGAAGGGAGTGAGTTACTGTGCGATATGTGATGCCACCTTTTTCAGCGGTAAGACCGTTTCCGTTATAGGTGATTCTGAAGAGGCGCTCAAGGAGGCGGAGTTGCTGACCAGGTATGCTGGGAAGGTTTATCTTGTTGTACCGGCAAAGAAGCTGAAGTTTGATGTGGACCCCGGGGAGATTGAAAAGAAAGGTCTGGAGATCGTCTCAGCCAGTATTGTAAAGGAGATCTTCGGGAACGAGGTGGTTGAGGGCGTGCGCCTGGAGGATATCTCCACAGGTCAGCTAAGGGAGGTTCCCCTGGAGGGGGTGTTTGTCTATCTCCATGGAAGCAAACCGGTAGTTGATTTCCTCAACTTCGCCGTTGATATCAGTGACGAAGAATGTGTGATAACAAACAGGATGATGGAGACGAATATTCCCGGTATTTTTGCTGCAGGGGATGTTACATGCGTGGAGGTCAGGCAGGTCGTTATAGCGGCTGCCAACGGATGTGTTGCAGCCCTGTCTGCGGATAAGTATCTCCATCACAGGAAGAGAAGGAAGTACGACTGGGCAAAATCCAGGTGAGTTTTTAACCGGATCCTTCTCTCCGGACAAGGTGGCGAATTGTGATGTTAGCAAGGGCTTTATTCTGCTGTATTTTTCTGTTCCTGTCCCTCTCCTCAAGTGATGCCCTTTCTTCCGGGGTGGGCGGGCCGGTAGGCCTTTACAGCCTCAAAACATCCGATATCGGTGAAACCCTCCGGAAGCTCTCCGCCGACGAAACAGGGAGCTTCCTGATAGCGGACTATATACTCTACTTCAGGACGCTTCTGAGCTGTAGAGAGAACGATCTACACGCCTGTCTTTCCGGTACGGATGAATTTATAGGGAAATTCCCCCATTCCATCCTCACAAGAGATGTCCGGTTATGGAAAATAGAGTCTCTTTACAGAGGTTATAAAGAAGGAATCAGAGGGGTCGCCCACGCGGGTTATCCTTCAGATGACGATCTGAAGATGAACTTCCTTTCCTCTGTTGAGAAGTATCTGAAATCGCGTCCCTTCAACAGCCGGGTTATGTATATGTACGGTGATTTTCTCAGGGGCACGGGCAGGGCAGGGGAGGCACGAAGGGTTATGAGGAAGGTTTTTTTGCAGGGGGGTGATTACTATGAAACCCTGAAGGGGGACTTCAGCACGGATTCACTGACAATCAAGGGCGCCCTTATACTCGGAGAAAATCTTACGAGGAGGATGAAATATAAGGAGGCCGAGCAGCTCCTGACAGGGTTGCTCGACAGGAAGAACC
Coding sequences within it:
- the trxB_1 gene encoding thioredoxin reductase, which gives rise to MDEGQIYDVVIIGGGPAGLSAAQYAARSNLKTVVLDKSSTAGALAFTDRIENYPGLIQPVSGKELLDIFRKQAMNFGAEYVETQVVGVNLAGGVREVYTVEQTYRGRSLIVATGAMGRKPTIKGEKEFLGKGVSYCAICDATFFSGKTVSVIGDSEEALKEAELLTRYAGKVYLVVPAKKLKFDVDPGEIEKKGLEIVSASIVKEIFGNEVVEGVRLEDISTGQLREVPLEGVFVYLHGSKPVVDFLNFAVDISDEECVITNRMMETNIPGIFAAGDVTCVEVRQVVIAAANGCVAALSADKYLHHRKRRKYDWAKSR